From Lonchura striata isolate bLonStr1 chromosome 31, bLonStr1.mat, whole genome shotgun sequence, one genomic window encodes:
- the LOC144247691 gene encoding spectrin beta chain, non-erythrocytic 4-like encodes MASFSPSPSPSIEKLKAEQSKQPPTPLLTRKFPPEPPPAGAAARRPEPRVAYVRHELRPERLQPQLDRVRPPATAAGGAEEPPPATGVTAEATEAEEPGEVRPGPPERRRERRERRLERQESSEPEAPRHDGKSGGSKATLADIVEQLQEKEAGGAVPASPRDRDSPARLPAGPEALPERTPRPERPRARDRPRPRRRPRPRDSAQGAAEPRRSRSAPAQGSAPPPPPPPAHTVTHEGFLLRKHELDGAGKKASNRSWVNLYCVLAKGDLGFYKDAKGPAAGATHGGEPLLSLHRAASEVANDYKKKKNVFKLKTGDGSEFLLQAKDEEDMQGWLRALAASAQEHAELARWQQGLLTTSSTDEGLPRRDPDRPRRK; translated from the exons ATGGCTTCGTTTTCTCCATCGCCGTCTCCGTCT ATCGAGAAGCTCAAGGCCGAGCAGAGCAAGCAGCCGCCGACGCCGCTCCTGACGCGCAAGTtcccgccggagccgccgccggcgGGCGCCGCCGCTCGCCGGCCGGAGCCGCGCGTCGCCTACGTCCGGCACGAGCTGCGCCCGGAGcgcctccagccccagctcgACCGCGTCCGGCCGCCGGCCACCGCCGCAGGAGGAGCCGAGGAGCCGCCGCCGGCCACCGGTGTCACCGCCGAGGCCACCGAGGCCGAGGAGCCCGGCGAGGTCCGGCCGGGGCCGCcggagcggcgccgggagcgccgggagcGCCGGCTGGAGCGGCAGGAGTCCAGCGAGCCGGAGGCGCCGCGGCACGACGGGAAGAGCGGCGG CAGCAAAGCCACCCTGGCCGACATcgtggagcagctgcaggagaaggaggcgGGCGGCGCCGTGCCAGCTTCG ccccgtgACCGCGACTCTCCCGCCCGTCTCCCCGCCGGTCCCGAGGCGCTCCCGGAGAGGACCCCTCGGCCGGAGCGTCCCCGGGCGCGGGACCGGCCGAGGCCGCGGCGCCGGCCGCGCCCCCGGGACTCGGCGCAGGGCGCGGCGGAACCGCGGCGCTCGCGCTCGGCGCCGGCGCAGGGcagcgcgccgccgccgccgccgccgcccgcccacACGGTGACGCACGAGGGCTTCCTGCTGCGCAAGCACGAGCTCGACGGCGCCGGCAAGAAGGCGTCCAACAG GTCTTGGGTGAACCTCTACTGCGTCTTGGCCAAGGGCGACCTGGGCTTCTACAAGGACGCCAAAGGTCCCGCGGCCGGGGCCACCCACGGCGGGGAGCCCCTGCTGAGCCTGCACCGCGCCGCCAGCGAGGTGGCCAACGActacaagaagaagaagaacgTCTTCAAGCTCAA GACCGGCGATGGGAGCGAGTTCCTGCTGCAGGCCAAGGACGAG GAGGACAtgcagggctggctgcgggCGCTGGCCGCCAGCGCTCAGGAACACGCCGAGCTGGCCCGGTGGCAGCAAGGCCTCCTCACCACCTCCTCCACCGACGAGGGGCTCCCCCGGCGCGACCCCGACCGGCCCCGGCGGAAGTGA